Proteins found in one Allorhizobium pseudoryzae genomic segment:
- a CDS encoding hybrid-cluster NAD(P)-dependent oxidoreductase, translating to MTVDLAYKHVDEMRPWSDRTHLLECVAWTPEAPDVMTFTFKADRPGHWFRYMPGQFITLELPVGPEPLLRTYTLSSTPSRPYTVAVTVKAQKNSIGTRWMFENLKPGMKIRAIGPLGDFSYVKHPGEKYLFISAGSGITPMMSMTRDMADRQPDSQISFIHCARSPDDIIFRWELEYLARHLPHFQPGFIVENVGRSQLWSGLRGFIDKAKIALLAPDFLDRTVFCCGPDPFMATVRESLAGAGFDMGRYHEETFQPVAPVAPVVVHEGEEGAPAHKVRFAMAGKEATCEPGFTVLQTARAAGVRIGAACESGLCGTCRVMLLSGEVDMNHNGGILDDEIEEGYILACCSRPKTDIEVEV from the coding sequence ATGACAGTGGATCTCGCCTACAAGCATGTCGATGAGATGCGGCCCTGGTCCGACCGGACGCATCTCCTCGAATGTGTCGCCTGGACGCCGGAAGCCCCGGATGTCATGACCTTCACCTTCAAGGCGGATCGGCCGGGGCACTGGTTCCGGTATATGCCGGGGCAGTTCATCACGCTGGAACTGCCCGTCGGTCCGGAACCGCTGCTGCGCACCTATACTCTGTCGTCCACACCCTCGCGGCCCTACACGGTGGCGGTCACGGTCAAGGCACAGAAGAACTCCATCGGCACCCGCTGGATGTTCGAGAACCTGAAGCCGGGCATGAAGATCCGCGCCATCGGGCCGCTCGGCGATTTCTCCTATGTGAAGCATCCGGGCGAGAAATATCTCTTCATCTCCGCCGGTTCCGGCATCACGCCGATGATGTCGATGACGCGCGACATGGCCGACCGCCAGCCGGACAGCCAGATTTCCTTCATCCACTGCGCGCGTTCCCCGGACGACATCATCTTCCGCTGGGAGCTCGAATATCTCGCCCGGCACCTGCCGCATTTCCAGCCGGGCTTCATCGTCGAGAACGTCGGCCGCTCGCAGCTCTGGAGCGGCCTGCGCGGCTTCATCGACAAGGCGAAGATCGCGCTTCTGGCCCCGGATTTCCTTGATCGCACCGTCTTCTGCTGCGGACCGGACCCGTTCATGGCAACGGTCCGGGAATCGCTGGCCGGCGCCGGCTTCGACATGGGCCGGTACCACGAGGAAACCTTCCAGCCCGTCGCACCGGTCGCGCCTGTCGTGGTCCATGAGGGCGAGGAGGGGGCTCCCGCCCACAAGGTGCGGTTTGCCATGGCCGGCAAGGAAGCCACCTGTGAGCCGGGCTTCACCGTGCTGCAGACGGCAAGGGCCGCCGGCGTGCGCATCGGGGCGGCCTGCGAATCCGGCCTCTGCGGCACCTGCCGTGTCATGCTTCTCTCGGGCGAGGTGGACATGAACCACAATGGCGGCATCCTCGATGACGAGATCGAGGAGGGCTATATCCTCGCCTGCTGCTCGCGTCCGAAGACGGATATCGAGGTCGAGGTCTGA